In Vibrio sp. 10N, the following proteins share a genomic window:
- a CDS encoding ABC transporter substrate-binding protein, translating into MTFTSKKAMAALLTAMTTFAANAADKSMTLMLDWFVNPNHGPIVIAHERGYFKEQGIEVDIQEPADPSTPAKLVAAGKVDMAVSYQTSLTIDVAAGLPLIRSATLIATPLNTMMVLDNGKIKSLADLKGKKIGIAIAGNEEATIGTMLKTEGVEYKDVQIINVGWALSSSLASGKVDAIWGGLRNFETNQLELEGFKPKAFFPEEHGVPTYEELVFVANANSYDKQAIAKFNRAIEKATTYIVNHPQESWKEFVAYAPDTLNNELNKRAWRDTLTRFALRPSAVDAAKYDAFTEFMYQHKIISNKPTAQTMVPVL; encoded by the coding sequence ATGACTTTCACTTCTAAAAAGGCCATGGCTGCATTACTCACAGCAATGACCACCTTCGCTGCAAACGCAGCCGATAAGTCCATGACACTAATGCTTGATTGGTTCGTCAACCCCAACCATGGCCCTATCGTGATTGCTCATGAACGCGGTTATTTTAAAGAACAAGGGATTGAGGTGGATATTCAAGAGCCCGCGGATCCAAGTACGCCAGCCAAATTGGTTGCAGCGGGCAAGGTCGACATGGCGGTCTCTTATCAAACCAGTCTGACGATTGATGTTGCCGCTGGTCTGCCACTTATTCGTAGCGCAACGCTTATCGCTACGCCGCTTAATACCATGATGGTATTAGACAATGGCAAGATTAAGTCGCTAGCCGATCTCAAAGGCAAAAAAATAGGCATTGCTATCGCTGGCAATGAAGAAGCGACCATTGGCACCATGCTAAAAACCGAAGGTGTCGAGTACAAAGATGTTCAGATCATCAATGTAGGCTGGGCACTGTCATCATCATTGGCATCCGGCAAAGTGGATGCGATTTGGGGCGGTCTACGAAACTTCGAAACTAACCAGCTAGAGCTGGAAGGCTTCAAACCAAAAGCGTTTTTCCCAGAAGAACATGGCGTTCCAACCTACGAAGAGTTGGTGTTTGTGGCGAATGCAAACAGCTATGACAAACAAGCGATTGCCAAATTTAACCGCGCGATTGAAAAAGCCACAACTTACATCGTCAATCACCCTCAAGAGTCTTGGAAGGAATTTGTCGCATACGCACCAGACACACTGAACAACGAACTGAACAAACGTGCATGGCGCGACACGCTAACGCGATTTGCACTGCGTCCATCGGCTGTTGATGCTGCCAAGTACGATGCGTTCACTGAGTTTATGTACCAACACAAGATCATCTCTAACAAGCCGACAGCCCAAACAATGGTGCCGGTACTTTAG
- a CDS encoding ABC transporter ATP-binding protein: MTSIHIQGATLTYLGDDKPIFSGLDVQFDSATWTAILGPSGCGKSTLLRYIAGLLCDKVDFSAAEFSPQLDVLAGQIAYMAQQDLLLPWLTVIDNVCLASRLNGKKVDVKTNQQARALLEKVGLGDKASAMPNELSGGQRQRVALARTLMQDKSVVLMDEPFSALDAVTRHKLQQLAANLLKGRTVLLITHDPQEALRLGEQILVMNGAPARLHTITPPQQPIPRTIDGEFASIQQSILERLAQAYAPTISAPTPFGGSHDTTC; this comes from the coding sequence ATGACGTCCATTCACATTCAAGGCGCCACCCTGACATATTTGGGCGATGACAAGCCAATATTCTCAGGGTTGGATGTACAGTTTGATAGTGCCACTTGGACGGCGATTCTTGGCCCAAGTGGCTGTGGAAAGTCGACCTTATTGCGTTACATCGCGGGGCTGCTATGTGACAAAGTCGACTTCAGTGCCGCTGAGTTTTCTCCGCAGCTGGATGTATTGGCTGGGCAAATCGCCTACATGGCGCAACAAGACTTACTGCTCCCTTGGCTCACCGTCATTGACAATGTGTGCTTAGCATCCAGGCTCAACGGTAAGAAAGTGGACGTTAAAACGAACCAACAGGCTCGAGCGCTACTCGAAAAAGTCGGACTTGGCGACAAAGCCTCTGCGATGCCAAATGAACTCTCGGGTGGCCAAAGACAGCGCGTCGCCTTAGCGCGTACTCTTATGCAAGACAAGTCCGTAGTACTCATGGATGAACCTTTCTCTGCTCTAGATGCAGTCACTCGACACAAGCTACAACAGTTGGCTGCAAACTTGCTGAAAGGTAGAACCGTTTTACTGATCACCCACGACCCACAAGAAGCGCTTCGTTTAGGAGAGCAGATCTTAGTCATGAATGGTGCGCCTGCACGATTGCACACCATTACGCCACCACAACAACCAATACCACGTACGATAGACGGTGAGTTTGCTTCTATTCAGCAGTCCATTTTAGAGCGTTTAGCACAAGCATACGCCCCGACAATCTCTGCCCCGACACCGTTTGGAGGTTCACATGACACCACTTGCTGA
- a CDS encoding ABC transporter permease, whose protein sequence is MTPLAEVANRNHRQASKQGLSSMMRALISLVTILVIWKTIVVVFEMPSFILPTPEAVFIKLFERHDVLLKHTWVTSQEILLGLLLGLSMGLFFALQMLLFQPIKRWLLPILITSQAIPVFALAPILMLWLGYGIASKVVMAALIIFFPVTTCCYDGLRNTPTGYLDLSQTMGANRWRQLWHIRLPAALPVLASGIRVAVVVAPIGAVAGEWVGSSEGLGYLMLQTNARMLIDEMFAALFILAAVSVSLYFITDWALKRLIPWENN, encoded by the coding sequence ATGACACCACTTGCTGAAGTTGCCAACCGCAATCACCGTCAAGCGTCAAAGCAAGGTTTGAGCTCCATGATGCGCGCACTCATAAGTTTGGTGACCATCTTGGTGATTTGGAAAACGATTGTTGTCGTGTTTGAGATGCCAAGCTTTATCCTCCCGACTCCCGAGGCTGTATTTATAAAGCTATTTGAACGCCATGATGTGTTGCTTAAGCATACCTGGGTTACCAGTCAGGAGATTTTACTTGGTCTACTGCTTGGGCTTTCGATGGGGTTGTTCTTTGCCCTGCAAATGCTGCTGTTTCAACCGATAAAACGTTGGCTACTGCCCATTCTAATTACCAGCCAAGCCATTCCAGTGTTCGCATTGGCTCCGATTTTAATGCTTTGGCTAGGCTATGGGATTGCATCCAAAGTGGTTATGGCTGCACTGATTATCTTTTTTCCAGTCACCACCTGCTGCTATGACGGACTTCGTAACACCCCAACAGGCTACTTAGATCTCTCTCAAACCATGGGAGCAAACCGCTGGCGTCAGCTCTGGCACATTCGCCTTCCTGCCGCTTTACCCGTACTCGCTTCAGGTATCCGTGTTGCCGTGGTAGTCGCTCCGATTGGCGCAGTGGCCGGTGAGTGGGTGGGTTCAAGCGAAGGGCTTGGCTATCTGATGTTACAAACCAATGCTCGCATGCTGATCGATGAAATGTTTGCTGCACTATTCATCCTAGCGGCCGTGTCCGTTTCGCTCTACTTCATTACCGACTGGGCGCTAAAACGCCTTATCCCTTGGGAAAATAACTAA
- a CDS encoding ATP-binding protein has product MKRTLLENLLTWKGKPTRKPLLIDGARQTGKTFLLQELLGSTFENVLRIDFLESPELMEAFAGSLNPDDIITNIELLTGQTFEPSTDLLILDEIGECPRAVTALKYFAEKAPKAYVAASGSNIGLLTSFPVGKVEQHNLRPLTFREFLWASGEKALQKAFDQKLSSSAAHSKLIELLTDYYFVGGMPEAVNSWFANSQLSIIDRIEAVSEVHRNLIEGYMRDFGKYSGKVDAQLIESVFRSIPAQLSSVFDDSVKRFKFKGVHERKSRYAEYESAITWLHKCRLALKNHPIEGQPRSPLAAYQKENAVKLFLFDVGLLNHMLGTGYREIKQQGYEYKGYVAENYVQQEIAALGIEPSFSWGDARAEIEFIIADDLGRIVPVEVKSGKRTRAKSLQSYIEKCKPHKTIKLTGTQGSPATEKEHIVMPLYYTEYLLDHLRDLDKS; this is encoded by the coding sequence ATGAAACGAACACTGCTTGAAAACCTACTCACCTGGAAAGGCAAGCCAACCAGGAAGCCTCTACTGATTGACGGAGCTAGACAAACTGGCAAAACATTCTTATTGCAGGAGCTATTAGGAAGTACATTCGAAAATGTCCTAAGGATCGATTTTTTAGAGAGTCCTGAGTTAATGGAAGCTTTTGCTGGATCTTTAAATCCTGATGACATCATCACCAATATTGAACTCTTAACAGGGCAAACCTTCGAACCATCTACTGATCTACTTATTTTAGATGAGATTGGTGAGTGTCCTAGAGCGGTTACCGCACTTAAATACTTTGCAGAAAAGGCTCCCAAAGCTTATGTTGCTGCAAGTGGTTCCAATATTGGATTGCTCACCTCCTTCCCTGTTGGAAAAGTTGAACAGCACAACTTAAGGCCACTGACTTTCAGGGAGTTTTTGTGGGCATCTGGAGAGAAAGCTCTTCAAAAAGCGTTTGACCAAAAGCTGAGTTCTTCTGCGGCTCATTCCAAGTTAATCGAATTGCTAACTGATTATTACTTCGTTGGCGGCATGCCTGAAGCCGTAAACTCATGGTTCGCAAACTCTCAACTCAGTATCATTGACCGAATTGAAGCCGTCTCTGAAGTCCATCGAAACTTAATTGAGGGCTACATGCGTGATTTCGGAAAATACTCTGGAAAAGTAGATGCGCAACTCATCGAGTCTGTATTTAGAAGCATCCCAGCCCAGTTATCTTCGGTATTCGATGACTCCGTTAAACGGTTCAAATTCAAAGGCGTTCACGAACGCAAATCTCGATATGCTGAATATGAAAGTGCGATCACATGGCTTCACAAGTGTCGACTTGCGCTAAAGAATCATCCTATTGAAGGACAACCTCGTTCTCCTTTAGCTGCTTATCAGAAGGAAAATGCAGTTAAATTATTTCTATTTGATGTAGGCCTGTTGAACCATATGCTCGGCACGGGTTACCGTGAAATCAAACAGCAAGGCTATGAATACAAGGGATATGTCGCAGAAAACTATGTTCAACAGGAAATCGCCGCACTAGGTATTGAACCAAGTTTCTCTTGGGGAGACGCAAGGGCTGAGATAGAGTTCATCATCGCTGATGACCTAGGCCGTATTGTGCCTGTAGAAGTAAAGAGCGGTAAGCGAACCCGAGCAAAATCATTGCAGTCTTACATCGAAAAGTGCAAGCCCCACAAGACGATCAAACTTACAGGCACTCAAGGCTCTCCAGCAACAGAAAAAGAACACATAGTGATGCCACTTTACTACACTGAATACTTACTTGATCACCTAAGAGATCTAGATAAAAGCTAA
- the ribB gene encoding 3,4-dihydroxy-2-butanone-4-phosphate synthase, whose amino-acid sequence MNQNQTSLLADFGTPLERVELALQALREGRGVLLLDDEDRENEGDIIYSVDHLTNQQMALMIRECSGIVCLCVTDEQAKQLDLPPMVENNNSANQTAFTVSIEAKVGVTTGVSAADRVTTIKTACQPGARPEDLARPGHVFPLRAKQGGVLTRRGHTEGTIDLMQMAGLSPFGVLCEVTNPDGTMAKAPEIVAFGKLHNMPVLTIEDMVQYRLAASEKSA is encoded by the coding sequence ATGAATCAGAACCAAACTTCACTTCTTGCCGACTTTGGCACACCTTTAGAGCGTGTAGAACTGGCACTACAAGCGCTTCGCGAAGGCCGTGGCGTATTGCTACTCGATGACGAAGATCGTGAAAACGAAGGCGATATCATCTATTCCGTTGATCATCTCACTAACCAACAGATGGCACTGATGATCCGTGAGTGTAGCGGTATTGTTTGCCTATGCGTGACTGATGAACAAGCCAAACAGCTTGATTTGCCACCTATGGTAGAAAACAACAACAGCGCCAACCAAACCGCTTTTACTGTGTCTATTGAGGCTAAAGTTGGCGTGACGACCGGCGTATCTGCAGCCGATCGCGTCACAACCATCAAAACCGCTTGCCAACCTGGTGCTCGCCCGGAAGATCTGGCGCGTCCAGGCCACGTTTTCCCGCTTCGTGCCAAGCAAGGCGGGGTACTGACTCGTCGCGGTCACACTGAAGGCACCATCGATCTGATGCAAATGGCTGGTCTATCACCATTTGGCGTTCTTTGTGAAGTCACTAACCCAGATGGCACTATGGCCAAGGCGCCAGAAATTGTCGCTTTTGGCAAGCTTCACAATATGCCCGTACTAACGATAGAAGACATGGTTCAATATCGTCTGGCAGCGAGTGAAAAATCGGCATAA
- a CDS encoding glycosyl hydrolase family 18 protein produces the protein MKKLLLGLSAVALAVSQGAVAAPAAPSIDVYGSNNLQFSKIQLAMETTAGYNQMVQYKDAADISIQFNQWSGTTGDTYNIYFDGAKVATGPISGSQTLAKFNYAQGGRYQVEVEACDATGCSRSAPAELIVADTDGAHLAPLTMNVDPNNKTYNTDPNTVVGTYFVEWGIYGRKFTVDNIPVDNLTHIIYGFIPICGPNESVKSVGGNSFNALKTACQGMPDYEVVIHDPWAAYQKSFPQAGHEYSSPIKGNYAMLMALKQRNPDLKILPSIGGWTLSDPFYSFTDKANRDIFVASVKRFLQTWKFYDGVDIDWEYPGGQGAAPDLGDPLRDGDAYAALMQELRIMLDELTAETGRTYELTSAVGVGYDKIEDVNYVDAVPHMDYIFAMTYDFYGGWNNVPGHQAALYCGNFMRPGQCDGTGVDADGVPYKGPAYTTDNGIQLLLAKGVPANKLVVGAAMYGRGWEGVTPDTLTDPTDPMTGVATGKLKGTTTQGVWEDGVIDYKGLKTYMIGSNNTGVNGFEYGYDELAEAPYVWNRTTGELVTFDDPRSVIAKGQYVRAQGFAGLFSWEIDADNGDILNAMHEGLAGGTSVNRAPTANAGGNQTVVGPATAILDGSGSRDSDGSIVSYAWSQPAGQTLVVSGANTAQLSVDVAEVTVSEQYSLTLTVTDNEGATDSATVTLTVNPVNTTPVNTAPVAVITGPTMANANDLVTLDASSSSDKENDPLTFTWQTPAGLAVATNGAQVSFTAPSVTVDTDYVLTVVVSDGSLTSSQSHTVTVKAGNIGTTCGTPWDPAAVYNGGDEVVYQGHLYSAKWWTQGEVPSKSGEWGVWKDLGPCQ, from the coding sequence ATGAAAAAACTATTATTAGGCTTATCTGCAGTCGCTTTAGCGGTAAGCCAAGGCGCTGTGGCAGCTCCTGCTGCACCGTCAATCGACGTCTATGGCTCAAACAACCTTCAGTTTTCTAAGATCCAACTCGCGATGGAAACCACCGCTGGTTATAACCAAATGGTGCAATACAAAGATGCCGCAGACATCAGCATCCAGTTTAACCAATGGAGTGGAACAACTGGCGATACTTACAATATTTATTTTGACGGCGCAAAAGTGGCGACGGGCCCCATTTCTGGCAGTCAAACACTGGCGAAGTTTAACTATGCTCAAGGCGGTCGTTACCAAGTTGAAGTTGAAGCGTGTGATGCAACAGGGTGCTCACGCAGTGCGCCTGCGGAGCTTATTGTCGCGGATACCGATGGCGCGCACTTAGCGCCATTAACCATGAATGTTGATCCGAACAACAAAACGTACAACACCGATCCAAATACGGTTGTCGGGACTTACTTTGTAGAGTGGGGCATCTATGGGCGCAAATTTACAGTAGACAATATCCCCGTCGATAACCTTACTCACATCATCTATGGCTTTATCCCAATCTGTGGGCCGAACGAATCGGTGAAATCTGTTGGTGGTAACAGCTTTAATGCACTAAAAACTGCTTGTCAGGGAATGCCTGATTATGAGGTCGTTATTCATGACCCTTGGGCGGCTTATCAAAAAAGTTTCCCACAAGCGGGGCATGAGTACAGCTCGCCGATTAAGGGTAACTATGCCATGTTGATGGCACTTAAGCAGCGTAACCCTGATCTAAAGATACTTCCTTCAATTGGTGGTTGGACGCTTTCTGATCCGTTCTACAGCTTTACCGACAAAGCCAATCGCGACATCTTTGTGGCGTCAGTGAAACGCTTCCTGCAAACATGGAAGTTCTATGATGGTGTCGACATCGACTGGGAATACCCAGGTGGTCAAGGGGCGGCACCTGATCTTGGTGACCCATTGCGTGATGGTGATGCGTACGCAGCACTGATGCAAGAATTGCGTATTATGCTCGATGAGCTCACGGCGGAAACCGGTCGTACTTATGAGCTGACCTCTGCGGTGGGTGTCGGTTATGACAAGATTGAAGACGTAAACTACGTCGATGCAGTTCCTCATATGGATTACATCTTCGCGATGACCTACGACTTCTACGGTGGCTGGAACAACGTACCAGGTCACCAAGCGGCGCTCTATTGCGGTAACTTTATGCGTCCTGGTCAGTGTGATGGTACTGGTGTCGATGCGGATGGTGTGCCTTACAAAGGTCCGGCTTACACGACCGACAATGGTATCCAATTGCTGCTCGCGAAAGGCGTGCCAGCGAACAAATTGGTGGTTGGCGCAGCCATGTACGGCCGAGGCTGGGAAGGCGTGACTCCTGATACACTCACAGACCCAACGGATCCGATGACAGGTGTAGCAACGGGTAAACTCAAAGGTACGACGACTCAAGGTGTTTGGGAAGATGGTGTTATTGACTATAAGGGTCTGAAAACATACATGATTGGTTCAAATAATACCGGCGTTAATGGTTTTGAGTACGGCTATGACGAACTTGCAGAAGCCCCGTATGTGTGGAACCGCACGACAGGTGAATTGGTGACTTTTGATGATCCACGCTCTGTAATTGCCAAAGGCCAGTATGTTCGTGCACAAGGTTTTGCAGGTCTGTTCTCATGGGAAATTGATGCCGACAATGGCGATATTCTCAACGCGATGCACGAAGGTCTCGCAGGAGGTACTTCAGTGAATCGTGCACCGACTGCGAATGCTGGTGGCAATCAAACCGTAGTAGGCCCTGCAACAGCGATTCTTGATGGCTCGGGATCTCGTGATAGCGATGGCTCAATCGTTAGCTATGCATGGTCACAACCCGCAGGTCAGACATTAGTAGTATCTGGTGCGAATACTGCCCAGCTTAGTGTGGATGTTGCTGAAGTGACCGTTAGCGAGCAGTACAGTCTCACGCTCACCGTGACCGACAATGAGGGCGCGACAGATAGTGCGACGGTAACACTGACCGTAAACCCGGTGAATACGACGCCGGTGAACACCGCACCAGTGGCTGTGATTACAGGACCAACAATGGCGAATGCCAATGATCTTGTGACACTTGATGCTTCGAGCTCTAGTGACAAGGAAAATGACCCACTAACGTTTACTTGGCAAACGCCAGCAGGGTTAGCTGTCGCGACCAATGGAGCACAGGTGAGCTTTACGGCACCAAGCGTAACAGTGGATACCGACTATGTGTTGACGGTAGTCGTCAGTGACGGCTCATTAACCTCAAGCCAATCACATACGGTAACAGTGAAAGCAGGCAACATAGGTACGACTTGTGGTACTCCTTGGGATCCTGCTGCGGTCTATAACGGTGGAGATGAAGTGGTTTATCAAGGCCATCTGTATTCTGCTAAGTGGTGGACGCAAGGTGAAGTTCCAAGCAAGTCAGGCGAATGGGGCGTATGGAAAGACCTTGGCCCGTGTCAGTAA
- a CDS encoding GNAT family N-acetyltransferase: MALHLETERLILRDFELGDIESWLQITSHPKYQTFYPKEECSPEFNAHLLEMFVEQAHQIPRTKFQLVIEGKESHQVIGTVAFRLEPNQQASIGFGLAVDRQGRGLAVEAMSTLIAFGREQMGARCIFAETRAGNKAAIAVCERLGLHKVNSESDDLTQMSVIRLERCY, from the coding sequence ATGGCGCTCCATCTAGAAACTGAACGACTTATCTTAAGAGATTTCGAACTTGGTGATATTGAATCGTGGCTACAAATTACCTCACACCCCAAGTACCAAACCTTCTATCCAAAAGAAGAATGTTCCCCAGAGTTCAATGCGCACTTGTTGGAAATGTTTGTTGAGCAGGCACATCAAATTCCCCGCACTAAGTTTCAATTGGTGATTGAAGGCAAAGAGAGCCATCAAGTTATTGGTACTGTCGCATTTCGTTTGGAGCCTAATCAGCAAGCTTCGATTGGATTTGGTCTGGCGGTAGATAGACAAGGACGAGGTCTCGCTGTGGAAGCGATGTCGACGCTTATCGCTTTTGGCCGTGAGCAAATGGGCGCGCGCTGTATTTTTGCCGAGACTCGAGCGGGTAATAAAGCGGCGATTGCTGTTTGTGAGCGACTCGGTCTCCACAAAGTAAACAGTGAATCTGATGACCTCACGCAGATGAGCGTCATCCGTTTAGAGCGCTGCTATTGA
- the thiD gene encoding bifunctional hydroxymethylpyrimidine kinase/phosphomethylpyrimidine kinase: protein MATTPLHTPIVLTIAGSDSGGGAGIQADIKAISATGSYACSVITALTAQNTQGVTGILGVDPEFVKAQLDAVFRDLNVVAVKIGMLADTHIIGAVAEKLREYQPQFIVLDPVMVATSGDLLLEASAINALKTQLLPLATVITPNLPEGAALLGCDVPQSQQEMEALIDALRTLDTPAILLKGGHLESEQSSNDLLITSSDVAFYETKRIATKNTHGTGCTLSSAIASFLAKGYPLNDAVKQGKDYITQAIAHADELDIGTGHGPVHHFFALNRDA, encoded by the coding sequence ATGGCGACAACACCTCTACACACTCCAATCGTCTTGACCATCGCGGGTTCTGACTCTGGCGGCGGCGCAGGTATTCAAGCAGACATTAAAGCCATCTCCGCAACTGGCTCATACGCGTGCTCAGTTATCACCGCGCTCACTGCGCAAAATACCCAAGGCGTTACAGGTATCCTGGGTGTCGACCCCGAATTTGTGAAAGCTCAGCTTGATGCAGTATTTCGTGATCTAAATGTGGTCGCGGTAAAAATTGGTATGCTCGCGGATACCCATATTATTGGCGCGGTTGCCGAAAAGCTGCGTGAATACCAACCTCAATTTATCGTCTTAGACCCGGTAATGGTGGCCACCAGCGGCGATCTACTGCTTGAGGCCTCGGCCATAAACGCACTCAAAACGCAATTGTTGCCACTCGCCACGGTAATCACTCCCAACTTACCGGAAGGCGCAGCGCTGCTTGGCTGTGACGTCCCTCAATCTCAGCAAGAGATGGAGGCATTGATTGATGCATTGCGCACACTCGATACGCCCGCCATTCTGCTCAAAGGTGGGCACCTCGAATCCGAGCAAAGCAGCAATGATTTACTGATCACCTCTAGCGATGTCGCGTTTTACGAAACCAAACGTATCGCCACCAAAAACACCCACGGTACAGGCTGTACATTAAGCTCAGCGATCGCCTCATTCCTTGCAAAAGGGTACCCACTGAATGACGCGGTCAAACAGGGTAAAGACTATATTACTCAGGCGATAGCCCATGCCGATGAACTTGATATCGGCACAGGTCATGGGCCAGTGCACCATTTTTTTGCCCTCAATAGAGACGCGTAA
- a CDS encoding threonine aldolase family protein, whose product MQQQCKISLPGNKEYSPAETFAQMSAWCEQNQVTHDRYGEGELIQSFEQKLAKLLGFEAGLFVITGTMTQPTALQIACEMKRNNKVAMHPSSHIQLHENQGYQLQQRFNLITVGKPFQPWVLEDLVKIPDTLAAVLYELPMREIGGQLPSFEELSRIKAHCGQYDIHLHMDGARLWETAAYYQKDYAEICEGFDSVYVSMYKGIGGLGGAMLLGDQAFIDQAAVWMHRQGGSVYHRTPYIVAAAMQFEQRLALMPALFERTKQLYQILSEFPSLTANPVKPQANMLHIHLPMSQDKAIALRDKLATEHSLWIGNPQQGMLAEQSYIEWYVGDRLLDMSDDDVRGYLQLIEQECV is encoded by the coding sequence ATGCAACAACAATGCAAGATTTCGTTGCCAGGAAATAAAGAATACTCTCCAGCCGAGACGTTTGCTCAAATGTCTGCATGGTGTGAACAGAACCAAGTCACCCATGACCGTTATGGGGAAGGGGAGTTAATACAGAGTTTTGAGCAGAAGTTGGCAAAGCTACTTGGCTTTGAAGCGGGATTGTTTGTTATTACGGGTACCATGACCCAGCCAACAGCATTGCAGATCGCTTGCGAAATGAAGCGCAACAATAAGGTTGCTATGCATCCTTCAAGTCATATCCAATTGCATGAAAACCAAGGCTATCAGTTGCAGCAGCGTTTTAATTTGATTACCGTTGGCAAACCGTTTCAACCTTGGGTGCTGGAGGATTTAGTTAAAATCCCAGATACGCTGGCTGCTGTACTCTATGAGCTACCAATGCGTGAAATCGGCGGGCAGTTGCCAAGTTTTGAAGAGCTATCACGTATTAAAGCTCACTGCGGTCAATACGATATTCACTTACATATGGATGGTGCGCGACTGTGGGAAACCGCTGCTTACTATCAAAAGGATTACGCTGAGATATGCGAGGGCTTTGATTCAGTCTATGTCTCTATGTACAAAGGCATCGGCGGTCTAGGCGGTGCGATGTTACTCGGTGATCAAGCGTTTATCGATCAAGCCGCAGTATGGATGCACCGTCAGGGTGGCAGTGTCTATCATCGCACTCCTTATATCGTCGCAGCAGCCATGCAGTTCGAACAAAGGCTGGCCTTAATGCCAGCGCTATTCGAACGTACCAAACAGCTCTACCAAATACTGTCAGAGTTTCCATCATTGACTGCAAACCCGGTCAAGCCTCAAGCGAACATGCTGCACATCCATCTACCCATGAGTCAAGACAAAGCAATAGCGCTTCGAGATAAGCTTGCCACAGAGCACAGCCTCTGGATTGGCAACCCACAACAAGGAATGCTAGCCGAGCAAAGTTACATTGAATGGTACGTGGGAGATAGACTACTAGACATGTCAGATGACGATGTAAGAGGTTATCTTCAGTTGATTGAGCAAGAGTGTGTTTAG
- a CDS encoding metallophosphoesterase, which translates to MKFYAVSDLHLDLHGIHRSFWHNFDNDAALIIAGDTANALNGIAYVKNVLCSYFKAVVIIAGNHEWYGSKSKSYRSGYLHKQVSINSENGIDVQTYTPIAKLKAHSETTANLFFLDNESIDLDGCTIYGGTLWFPIHTYSPELIDAYSELMNDTKYISHQMIEEQHKAFINNFPRKVDIAISHHLPSKEAFAVEQNANSDYAPYYQAGLSDELISKARYWIAGHQHDPVEKIIAGSTTFICNPKGSIPLKSGGLKIKAYYL; encoded by the coding sequence TTGAAATTTTACGCAGTATCTGATTTGCACTTGGATTTACACGGTATCCATCGGAGCTTTTGGCATAACTTCGATAATGACGCTGCTTTGATTATTGCGGGTGACACCGCCAATGCACTCAATGGCATTGCGTATGTAAAAAATGTTCTTTGCTCTTACTTTAAAGCCGTTGTCATCATTGCAGGGAACCACGAGTGGTACGGTAGTAAAAGTAAATCGTATCGTTCTGGTTATCTGCACAAACAAGTTTCAATCAACTCCGAAAACGGTATTGATGTTCAAACATACACCCCAATAGCAAAGCTTAAGGCGCACAGTGAAACAACTGCGAACTTGTTTTTTCTGGATAATGAATCAATCGATTTAGACGGATGTACTATCTATGGCGGCACTCTTTGGTTTCCTATCCACACATACTCGCCTGAACTAATAGATGCGTACTCAGAACTGATGAATGATACAAAGTACATCAGCCATCAAATGATTGAAGAGCAGCACAAGGCATTCATTAACAACTTTCCAAGGAAAGTTGATATAGCGATATCTCATCATCTTCCATCAAAAGAGGCTTTTGCTGTCGAACAAAATGCCAACAGCGATTATGCTCCGTACTACCAAGCTGGTTTGAGTGACGAACTGATCTCTAAAGCACGATACTGGATTGCAGGTCATCAACACGATCCAGTAGAAAAGATCATTGCTGGCAGCACCACTTTCATTTGTAATCCAAAAGGCTCTATCCCACTCAAGTCAGGAGGCTTGAAGATCAAGGCATACTACCTTTAA